A stretch of DNA from Anopheles nili chromosome 2, idAnoNiliSN_F5_01, whole genome shotgun sequence:
AGCATCAGATCATGTTCTAAAGGACACGTCATGCAGCAGATATCTTGTTGGACGATGATCTTGACAATGAAAAACCAATTCCTGAGCATACACTGTATAACGGGGTTTATTATTCCATACGAACATCATTCGTTATCTGCGTTTACTCTACACCGGCCGCGTCGTTCTGCGATTGTTCGTGGCGTTAACTCTCGCTCACGTATGGTACACCGTCAGTATCTTCGTCGCTTTGGCTCTTTAATTTGCCCTTCTAATGCCCAGTGTTTTGGAAGCTTCTCCGCCATCTGACGTGTTCTTGACACGGACCAGAACCAGAGAAACAGCACCACGATACTCTCGTATTGAGGAGAAGGAACAGAATGCACAATAAATAACCACCCCCGGCGAGTACTACACCAGATGATGCCGAAAAACGAGACGGTAGCAAACTGAGAAGGCAATGACGATGGCGAGTGTAAGCACGGCGAGATCCAGCATCCGCAGACGGCGTTACAGTTCCGTCTTAACGTACTTATGCTTCAGCTCTTCGATGCGCTTGATGAAGTCAGTCTTTTCCAGGCACCCGTCGCACTCCTCATCCCAGTCGGAGAGAATCTTCTTGAGATCGCGAACCTTCAGCTTCTTCAGATCCACGGCGTTTACATCGATCTGTTTGTCTGCAAATATATATGCAAGGCGTTAGGCAACTCCGTTGCGTCAGAGACAGACAGAAAGCTGGTTACCATAACGCAGATCGCAAATTTGAGCGTCCTTTTTCTTGAGCTTTTCGCAGATTTTCTCTGCCGGCATGGACCAACTGATGGGTTTTGATAGCTCGCCTAAGATACCGGTGGCCGAATCCTCAACGCCACCTAGATAATAGCACTGCACAAAAAGCGGGTCAATTAGTATCTGAGTGAGCGGACTTCCGATTTAACAAACTACTTACAAAGCGTTGTTCCTTATTTTTGGACTTTTTACAGAATGATCGGAACTCTTCCTCTATCCttttggtgtcctttttcaccTCCTCCGACAGAGTATTCACGAACACGTCGACCGTTTTGACACAAACTGAAAAAGGTAGGTTGTACGACGAGAGTTGATGAAACGGGTCATTGGTATATCACGCCTCATTTTCCAGGCGTTTCTAAATGGACTGAGGGCCACGTACCTTCACAATCGCCTTCTTTTAGGGCGATACTGTGCGGAAGCAGGAACAGGATCAGGCCAAATGCACTCATCAGCACTATCCGGCCGCTGAGAAAATTGTCCTTGACCatcgtgtgtgtatttgttaGTATACGAGGTGGATGCTCTGTTCCTTTTATAAATGCTAGCCTCTCGCCCCTGGGATCCTGCAAGAAGAAGGTGGTTTCGTGGCGCTCCGTTGACTTTTGAATTGATCCTCGACCGTTGATCGTACGTCCGGTGACTTAGATGCGGCGGGCACTTACTAAAAGAATGAACCGTGGCCACCAAATCGGTCCCCGTATCCGCGACACGAATCTCAGATTCCCGGCTATAGAAAAAATAACGGAACGCCGACGACGGCGACGTGTACCAGCGGAATTGGCTGACAAGGGTAGCTACAGTGAGAGGTGGGACAATCGGAGCATTCGGAGCAACCTTGTTGAAGGAGGCCTTGACGTTTACATTAGCTTTctcaaattcaaattcattctATGcctaataatttcatttttttatagttATTTGATTGTAATTCAAATATTGAAATCCCTCAATCCCGGCTATAGTAATACAAATATCCAAAATAAGGTAGTTTGCAGTCAATTCACGCTTGTACACGCTTCTATTGTACATAATTGCTCATctgaattcaaaaattattaaaacatGAATGCAGCtccgagaaaagaaaagaaataccgAAAAGGATTTTCAATTCTGCAGATTGTATTTTGAGGAACATTAAAACATCATTTAGATATCTATTTAGATATATATTCAGATATGCAGTATACATGTAGTGATCAGATTCAGCGATCAAATAAGTTTCATATCAGATTCCGTCCGCGAGAAATGTTTCGTCATATTGGCTGTCCCGAACACCCGGTGATGTTCCCTTAACCGCACCGCGTTGATCTGCAAGTAGAGATATGGATATATCCAGAAATTTCTGATCGTTTGCATTGTAAGTCCGTCTAGTTTTACCTCTATGAACCCTGTCGCAGAATGAGGCGTAAAATTACCATGCACCTCCATCGACGCCAGCTCCTGGTTGTAGACGGAGTTGATCGACTCGCGAGAGGTAACCATAACTGTAGGCAAAAcatgcaaaaatcaaacaccaatTATTCTATATCACCGATCGTGCTAGACTTTGGTGATGCCTACCGTGTCCTTTAAAcatctccaccaccaccttgCCGGACACGTGCTTCTGCGATTCAATGATGCATTTCCGGACGTACTCGGCTTCAGGCGCGTACCAGTAACCATTGTACACGTAGTCCGCCATCCGATCGGCAAGATACTTCTTCACGCGTAGTACCTCTCGGTCAAGACAGTAAACCTCCAGGTCACGATGGGCGCAATGTAGCACGGTCGCACCGGGTGTCTCGTAAACGCCACGAGACTTCAACCCAACGTACCGGTTCTCGACAATGTCGATCCGACCTACGCCGTGTTCCCCACCGGCCTTGTTCAAGAAGGTCAGTATATCGAGGGGTTTCTCCATTGTACGGCCGCTCACCAGCTCGTTGACACGGACCGGAAGACCCGCCTTGAACACGATTTCGCAAACCGTCGGAGTGTCGGGGGCACGAGTTGGCGATTGCGTCAGCTGATACAGATCCTCCGGGGCGGCAACTGACGGATCCTCAAGGATACCCGATTCGTAGCTCACGTGCATGATGTTGGCGTCCATGGACCAGGGAGCCTTCGGCGTGGCACTGACTGGGACATTCGAGCGCTTAGCGTACTCCAACAGATCCGATCGGCCCTGGAATCGCTCGCAGAAGGCATCCATTCGCCACGGTGCGATAACGCGGATCGCTGGGTTGAGTGCGTAACAGCTTAGCTCGAACCGGATCTGGTCGTTCCCCTTGCCGGTGGCACCGTGCGAAATGTAACCGCATCCTCGCTGGATCGCCACATCCATGAGGCCCTTCGAAATGCAGGGCCTTGCCAGCGACGTCCCGAGCAGGTAGCGATCCTCGTAGATCAGCCCCATCTGCACCGCTGGCCAGACGAACTTCTCGACGAAGAAATCTTTCATGTCCTTCACCACCACGTCGGTGGCGCCGATTTTGAGTGCTTTTTCGCGGGCCGCTGCGAAGTCCTCCGTTTGGCCGACGTCCGCCATAAAGCAGATCACTTCGTACTGCTGCTCCAGCAGCCATTTCAGGATGCAGCTCGTGTCCAGCCCGCCCGAGTAGGCCAGCAGGACCTTTTCCTTGCCCATGGTCTCCGAACCGAAGCGAGCAGTTACT
This window harbors:
- the LOC128730404 gene encoding mesencephalic astrocyte-derived neurotrophic factor homolog, which encodes MVKDNFLSGRIVLMSAFGLILFLLPHSIALKEGDCEVCVKTVDVFVNTLSEEVKKDTKRIEEEFRSFCKKSKNKEQRFCYYLGGVEDSATGILGELSKPISWSMPAEKICEKLKKKDAQICDLRYDKQIDVNAVDLKKLKVRDLKKILSDWDEECDGCLEKTDFIKRIEELKHKYVKTEL
- the LOC128731819 gene encoding argininosuccinate synthase isoform X1 → MGKEKVLLAYSGGLDTSCILKWLLEQQYEVICFMADVGQTEDFAAAREKALKIGATDVVVKDMKDFFVEKFVWPAVQMGLIYEDRYLLGTSLARPCISKGLMDVAIQRGCGYISHGATGKGNDQIRFELSCYALNPAIRVIAPWRMDAFCERFQGRSDLLEYAKRSNVPVSATPKAPWSMDANIMHVSYESGILEDPSVAAPEDLYQLTQSPTRAPDTPTVCEIVFKAGLPVRVNELVSGRTMEKPLDILTFLNKAGGEHGVGRIDIVENRYVGLKSRGVYETPGATVLHCAHRDLEVYCLDREVLRVKKYLADRMADYVYNGYWYAPEAEYVRKCIIESQKHVSGKVVVEMFKGHVMVTSRESINSVYNQELASMEVHGNFTPHSATGFIEINAVRLREHHRVFGTANMTKHFSRTESDMKLI
- the LOC128731819 gene encoding argininosuccinate synthase isoform X2, giving the protein MGKEKVLLAYSGGLDTSCILKWLLEQQYEVICFMADVGQTEDFAAAREKALKIGATDVVVKDMKDFFVEKFVWPAVQMGLIYEDRYLLGTSLARPCISKGLMDVAIQRGCGYISHGATGKGNDQIRFELSCYALNPAIRVIAPWRMDAFCERFQGRSDLLEYAKRSNVPVSATPKAPWSMDANIMHVSYESGILEDPSVAAPEDLYQLTQSPTRAPDTPTVCEIVFKAGLPVRVNELVSGRTMEKPLDILTFLNKAGGEHGVGRIDIVENRYVGLKSRGVYETPGATVLHCAHRDLEVYCLDREVLRVKKYLADRMADYVYNGYWYAPEAEYVRKCIIESQKHVSGKVVVEMFKGHGRHHQSLARSSINSVYNQELASMEVHGNFTPHSATGFIEINAVRLREHHRVFGTANMTKHFSRTESDMKLI